In Prochlorococcus marinus XMU1406, the genomic stretch TTTCTTCAAATATTTTATTTATTTATTTTTTATTGTATCTGATTAAGAATTTTTTCAAGCAATTATTTATTTATGATGCAACTATTTTCCCAATAATAAATTGCCCCATGGTTTTAAAATTTCAAATTTTTCTATAGATCTACAAGCAATTAATGGAAAATTAACATTGCTCAAGTCTTCTCCTGCAACTAAATTTAAAGGGTCTGTTTCTAACCACTCTATAGAACAATTGAGTTCTTCTAATAGCAGCCAGGCTGCTGCAATATCCCATATCTTTGGGGTTGATTCTATCGCTCCAAAAGTTTGTCCCATAGCTACACTCGTTAGATTTAAACTTGATACGCCTAAGAGTCTGATTTTGCCAGGAAATACTGAATTTGGTTTTTTTTGTAAAATTTTTATAGACCTACTACACAAAGAAATGCATTCACTTTGACGATTATTTTGGCTAGGATCTATTTTTTGGTTGTTTAACCAGACCCCTTTACCTTTAATTGATACAAACTTTTTTTTCAATGTAGGAATTATTAAAAAAGAAGATTCCGGTTTACCATCAACGAACCTTGCCACTGATATAGACCAGTAAGGAATGCCCGCAGCAAAATTTGTTGTCCCATCTAGTGGATCGACCACCCAATAAGCTTTTGAGTTTGGAACTGACTTTTGCCCTTCTTCACTAAGGACGCCCTCACCTGGAGCTATTGAAGCTAAGCCATCTACGATTGTTTTGTCACTCCATAAATCACAACTTGTTAATAATGATCCATCTGCTTTATTGCTGGCGCTAATATTACCAAAATCTTTTTTCTGACGTTGACTAACTAATTCAAATAAAGAATCTAATTCACTTAGTTGATTATCAGTTAAATTTGGTGCATTCATCTTTGTATATTGCAAATAGACTCTGTATCTTTAATTTTAGTATTATTAATTCCCAAACAACTTTTACTTATATCAATAAAAGTTAATCTTTCTAATTCATCTAAATTCAAATTGTAATTATATATTGCATTAATATTTTTTGATTTCGCATTACTTAATTCACTTTGTCTAACAAGAACATCTTTTAAGGTTGATATTCCAACATCATATCTAAGCCTGGAAAGCCTTACAGACTCTTCACTAGATTCAATTTCCTTAAGAGAAGAAATTATTTTCTCTTCATTTAATTTGAGATTTAGGTAAGCTTTGCTAATGCTTGTGGTCAAAACATTTTTTAGATTTTCATAAGCATATTTTTCAGCTTCAGCATCTGCTATTTTTGATTTGTAGGAATTCTTGTTTTGTCCTCCATCAAAAATACTCCATGCAAAATTTAGACTTATGGTATTTGTATAATTAGATCCAGATTTATCAGAGTCGATATTAGTTGCTAGAGAGTCACCCTTTGAAAATGTACTAGATAATGAATTACTGATATAGATATTTGGCTTATTTTGAGCTAAAAAGCTCTCAGCTTGGTTCTTTTTGATTGATTTTTGAAGAATAAGGTTTTTTAAGGAAAGATTTTTATCCAAACCCTCATTAATATTCTTATTCAATTTATGATTCCAAAACCCTATAAGATTTTGCTCTTTATTAGTTTCGAAATCTCCCTTAACATTAAGAATCTCTTTAAGAGAAATTTTATTAATTTCATGTTCTATTTTCTTTTCATTAAGTGATTGTTGATCTCGAGATAATTGAGCTTCTGCTTCAAGAACTTCAAATTTTGTACCAATTCCAGCATCTAGCTTCGCTTTAGCATTTTCTAAACTTGTAATTGATAAATCAAGCGTAAATTTTTTATTCTGAATATCTTGATATGACTTTTTGTATTTGTGATATCTGATTCTTGCTTCTTGAATTAAATCTTTTTTCTTAATCTCAAAATTATTTTCTGCAATTTTGTAATTTGTTTTGGCAATTTTGATTTCAGATCCTCTTAGTGGGGCAATTACATCCCATTTAATATTCAGGGAGGGATTAGCCGTAAATTGTGATGTTTTTAAAGTAGGTGAATTGCTATTGTACTTTTTACCTGTGACATATTTTGGTAACCCATTGGCTTGAAAATCTAAGGATGGGTATCTTTTGGCAATTTGACTGGAAAGATTAAAGCTTGCAGAGGCTACTAGGTTTTGTAATGATTTTAATTCTTGATTATTTAATATAAGTTTTTCTATTTCTTGATGATCAACAAAAGTAATATTTGATTTTTCTTCTAAAACATTATCAATGTAATTTTCTGTTTCGCTCGATAGAACATTAAAGGTATGCATACTTAGAGTAAGTGGCAATAATAAAAAAGGTTTTATTACTCTTCTAAGCATCTTTTATAGTTTCGAAAATATTTGATTAACCAATCAAAGTATTAATAATATCATTTGAATCATCAAGAACGTGAATTTTAGTATTTATTTGATTCTCAACTTCTTGAATATTTTTATCATCTAAAAATAAATCAGTATTAATTTTTAACATAATAGATGGTATATAAACAGCTTCTCCTAAATCCTTATTTCTCAGCCCGTAAATTAGATCTTCTCCAGTAAGAAGACCTGTAACAACTTGATCTTGACCCCAATAAATACTTGGCAAACCATATAAATTAATTGTTAATCCATTAATTAAGTTTAATTTCTTAACTGTAGGAATTAGTGCTTCATAAACTAATTTACCAACAATCCAACTAACTTTTTTTGGATTTTTTACTTTTTGGGGTAGGTTTTGAGTCTTCTCTCTTAATGCTTCTAGAAAGTTTCTAATAGTCCCAACTCCATTAGATTCTTGTGGCATATTTTCGTAGGTTTTGTAACTAGGTAAATTTGTACCAGCAATTAAATACCATTCGTCTGCTAGCCAACAAAAACGAGTCCCAAGAGTAATTTGTAGAGAGGCTTGAATTCTCTCTACTTGTTTAATAGTGTTTTTTGCGTATTCTGGGTTTATTGCTTTCAATCCATCATTTTCAGGTCTAAATTTTGTAAGTCCTACAGGAACTATTGCCACTGAAAGTACTGTTTGAGAGGTTTTTTTGTAAAATTCAGCAAGCTCCAAAATTGATTTCTCAAGAATATCCCCATCATTTATATCTGGACAAACAACAATTTGAGCATGTATTTGAATAGAGTTTTTTTCAAACCATGAAATTTGATCAAGTATCACTCCTGCTTTTTTATTTTTTAATAATTTTTCTCTTGTGGCGGGATCAGTAGCATGAACTGAAATAAAAAGTGGGGATAGTTTTTGCATAGCAATCCTTTCCCAGTCTTCTTTTTTTAAATTCGTAAGAGTTAAATAAGAGCCATATAGGAAACTTAATCTATAATCATCATCTTTTATATAAAGGCTTTTTCTTTTTCCACTTGGCTGTTGATCAATAAAACAAAATGGACACCTATTATTACATTGCTTGATTGAATCAAATAATGCATCTTTAAAATTTATACCTAAATTAACGTCTTGATCTTTTTCAATATTTATATTGTGAATCTCATGATTTTTATCTAAAACTGATATATCTAAAATTTCTTCACTAATCAGAATCTGATAATCAATTAAATCTCTTGGTTTTTTCCCATTAATACTAATAATTGAATCACCTGATTCAAATCCTATTTCTTCAGCAATAGAATTAGCTTCAATACTTTCAATTTCTGCAGGTTTAATTTTATAAGTAATATTAGGAACCAAAAAATCAATGGTATCTTCATTGTAATTAATTTCTTGCCACACAATTTAAGGCCAAATACTCTTATTTATATTTATTCTAGACTTATATATGACTCAAAGTGTATTAAATACTTTTAAAAAACTAAATATAGGTGTGAAATTATGGGCCTTTTATTTATTAAAATATGACATTCGCAGTTTTCTAAAACACGATTTAGATTAATTAAAATAACCTTTTTCATTGAAAGAATTAATTACAAAAAATTTAGAAGTAAAAGATAAATTCAACTATGAATCCCAAAAGACAGTTGATTCATACGAAAATATTTTTTTATCAAATCCTATATCTTTAAGATTGTGGTCTTCTTTTTTTGTAATTTTACCTATTTTTGTTCAAGCCCCTTGGGTTAGATTTGAACCAATAAGTGCTCTTTGTTTTACTTTTGTTATTTTCTTAGTGGCAATTGTTTTGAATAAAAAAGGATCAAATAAGTGGTTTATTGTCAGTTCATTATTAGTTGGTATATCAGGTAGTTGGCTTGGTGGATGTTTGTTCTGGGGATGGTTAAGCCCATTTCCTATCCTACACATACCTGTTGAAGCTGTAGTTCTTCCATTAGCTTTAATTGGATTTGGTACTAATTGGAAAATAGGTTCAAGTTTTTATATCTCTTCTTTATTTGGAACCGCAGTTACCGACATTACAATATTTCTAATTGGAATCATGGATCAATGGAGGCAGGTAATTACAGCAGATTCTGAAAATGCACCCATGATTCTTCAAAAAACTTCAGAGAGTCTTATTCAAATAAAATCATTATCTATTATCGTTTTTGTTGCTCTTATACTTTGGTTTATTTCAAAAGAAATTTTAGATTCTGGCACAATTAATACTACTAGTGGTAAAGCACTCTTAGTTTCTGGTTACGTAATTCAAACGACATTAATTGTTGATGGTATTTTTATTGTTTTAGCAATTCTGCAACCAACTTTTAGTGGATTGGTTTGATGTTAAGGCCTCCATTTTCGCAAGAACCGATACCAATAAATAATTGGGATGTAATCGTTATAGGCGCTGGAGCTGCTGGCCTTATGACTTGTCTTGAATTACCCTCAAATTTAAAAGTACTTCTTTTAAATAGAAATACTAGTAAGGTATCTTCTAGTAGATGGGCTCAAGGCGGAATTGCATCTGTTGTTAGACAAGATGATTCATTTGATCTTCATGCTGAGGATACTTTAAAAGCAGGTGATGGACTATGTGATTTTCAAGCTGTAGAAATGCTAGTTAAAGAAGCTCCAGGTTGTGTAGAAAGGTTGCAGAATTTAGGGATGATTTTTGATCAAAGTTCTGATCAACTAGCTACTACCTTGGAAGCAGCCCATTCACGAAGAAGAGTCTTACATGTTAAAGATCGTACTGGACGAGCATTAGTTGAAGTTCTAGAAGATCATGTTGAGAATCAAAAAAATATTCTTCATTGCAGGGGTGTAAGAGTAACTGAACTTCTCATTGAAAATAAAGAATGTAGAGGAGTTCAGGTTCTTGATGGAGCAAATTTATATTGGATTAAATCTAGAGCTGTTGTTTTGGCTACAGGTGGGGGTGGACACTTATTTACAAATACAACTAATCCTGCTCAATCCTCTGGTGAAGGGATTGCTCTTGCATGGAAAGCAGGAGCTGCTATTGAAGATTTAGAGTTCGTGCAATTTCATCCAACAGCTTTAAAATTTTATGGTGCACCTTGCTTCTTAATATCTGAGGCACTTAGAGGGGAAGGAGCGATTTTAGTTGATAAAAATGGTGAAAGTCCAGTTAAAAATCTTGAGAATCGTGATCTAGCTACTAGAGATCAGGTAAGTAGAGCAATTATGAAAAATATGCATGATAATAATGTAGACCATGTTGGTTTAGATCTTCGGTATATTGACCCAGAAAAAATTGTAGAGCGCTTCCCCACGATCTTAAGTCGATGCCAGGATTATGGCGTTAACCCTTTAAATGAAGTTATTCCCGTAGCCCCTGCAGCTCATTATTGGATGGGCGGTGTTAAAACTGATCTAAATGCATCTTCAACAAGAAAAGGATTATATGCCGTTGGAGAAGTTGCTTCTACAGGAGTGCATGGTGCTAATAGACTGGCAAGTAATTCACTGATGGAGTGTCTTGTTTTCGCAAGAAAAATGTCTTCAATTGTTTTGAATGACCTGTCTAAATTTGAAAAATTTGATAGATCATTTCAAGAGTTTGATATTGAAGATCCTAAAGAAGATAAAATTTCTATAATTGCTGAAAAAATTGATAATCTAAGAAAACTATGTTGGTTAAATTTAGGTGTATCTCGAAATAAGGTAAATATGAGTAAATTTTTAAATTACATTCAAAATGATATAGATAAATTAAATAAAAATGATTTACTAAATAGTCTTGAAAAAATAAAATTTGATCAAAAAATAAAACTTAGTGAACGCAATAGAAGAGCATTAAATCTTTTACTTGATTTAAAGAATAGACAAATAACCACCATAACTTTATTAAAGGCTTGTCTATTTAGAGAAGAAAGTAGAGGAGGGCATTATAGAGATGATTTCCCTGATAAAGATAAAAATTGGGAATGCCATACTAGACAACAGTTAGATCAAAAAATTCAAAAAAGATTTATTAAAAATTAAGATCTCCTTGATAGTCGGTTTTTGTTGCTAATTCATTTAAGTCACGAGTACCACTAGTAATTTCTCCATTTATTTCCCAAGAAGGAAATCCACTTATTCCTTTCGTTTGGCATAGCTCATACTCATTATCTTTACCATCTTTAGCACACTCAACTACTTTTAATTCTTTAACTGCTTCCTTACCAAATAATTGTTTCTGATCGTGGCAATGCGGGCACCAGTATGCACTATACATAACAATATTGTTTTCACTTAAAAATTTTGCAAACTTTACCTTCTGGGGAGAGCTTGAAGTGGTAATTATTGGCGATACATTTTCAGTGGGGTTTGCAACATCAATAGCATTAGAGGGGTCAACGTTTGTTGACCAAATTAGGCCCCCCAGCAGGACACTAATGGCTACAATGAAACCTCTAAAAATCATAGGTTCTCTACTTTCGAACTTTGCTCCAATCATAGAAATTATAAAGATAGAAAACGATAAAATTGCTGAAAGTATACAAAAAAAGCAATATGCTTGAATCTTGAAAAACATTATATTTATCAATAAAAAGCTAAAGGTTGATGACGCACAAGAAATTAGAAATACTAACCACCATAAAAACTTATTTAGTTTTTCTTTTGGGGAAATTAAATTAAGCGAGAGTATTATTGTGATAACTAATATTGATAAATATGTTATAAATCCAGCTAATGAGAGAGGTATATTAACTTGATTATTTTCAAATAAAGTACCCCAAGGACTATTTAAAACTGTTTCACAACCATTTTGTATCCCTGGGCATGAAAGAGAAGTAAATAATCCCCAGTTTTTTAAAGTAATCGAACCTGTGTCAACTATGCCTATAGTGCTAAGAATTGCGATTATGATTTTTGGCCATTTCAAATCTTTTTTATTTCTTCTGTTTAAAGTCTTAAGGGCCATACAAAAAGAAAGTTTGTTATTTACATTATCTATCCTAATATTATCTTGGCATGAGAGTTATATACGAAATGCTGTTCAAATCTTTTAATTCTTATTTTTCAAGTTGTGAAACAAAATAGTCTCAATGTAAAAGAAAAAAAACTATCTAAGATCGCATTTAGTCATGTTGGTTGTGAGAAAAATCTTGTTGATACTGAACATATGCAAGGCTTATTAGATAAAGAGGGTTATGAAGTTGACAGCAATATAAATGATGCAAATGTTGTTGTTGTAAATACTTGCAGTTTTATTGAAACTGCTAGAGAAGAATCTATTAGAAAAATTCTAGAATATACAAATCAAGGAAAGGAAGTAATAGTTGCAGGCTGTATGGCTCAGCATTTTAAAGATGAGCTTATAAAAGAAATCCCTGAAATAAAAGGTTTGGTTGGAACAGGAGATTATCAAAAGATAGCCAAGGTTTTAGACAGAGTAGAAAAAGGGGAAATCGTTAATGAAGTTTCAAAAATACCTGAATTTATTGCAGATGAGGAAATGCCTCGTTTTGTAGATAAAAATAAATTTGTTGCGTATCTTCGCATTGCTGAAGGCTGTAACTATAATTGCGCTTTTTGTATTATTCCTAAGTTGAGAGGTCCTCAAAGAAGTAGAACAATAGAATCTATAGTTTCAGAAGCCAAAAGTCTTGCAAAAAAGGGTATTCAAGAAATCATATTAATTAGTCAAATAACAACTAATTATGGTCAAGATATTTATGGAAAACCATCATTAGCCAAACTTTTGAATGAGCTTTCTAAAGTTCCAATTCCTTGGATAAGGATACATTATGCTTATCCAACAGGTTTAACTGATGAAGTTATTAGAGCTTTCAAAGATTCAAAGAATATAGTACCTTACTTTGATTTGCCACTTCAGCATAGTCATCCAGATGTGTTGAAGAGTATGAATAGACCTTGGCAAGCTTCTTTGAATAAATCAATTTTGGAGAAAATTAGAGAAGAAATTCCATCTGCTGTATTAAGAACTAGTCTCATTGTTGGGTTCCCAGGAGAAAAAAAAGAACATTTTGAACATCTTCTCGAATTTTTGGATAGGCACAAATTTGATCATGTGGGAGTGTTTATTTTTTCTCCTGAGGAAGGAACTGCAGCTTTTCATTTGCCAAATAAAGTATCTTCAGAGGTTGCAGAGGCAAGAAAAGATAACGTTATTTCAGTGCAACAAAATATCTCTAAAGATAAAAATCAGACATATGTTGGTTCAAAAATGAAGATTTTGGTAGAAAAAATATCAGACAATAACGAATTAATAGGTCGGTCCTACAATTTCGCTCCTGAAATTGACGGAACTGTAATTTTATCTGTTAAAGATAAAATTGATTTGAAAAAATATATTGGAAAATTTGTTGAAGCAAATATTTCGTTTGCGGATGAATATGATTTGTATGGAGAAACTATTAAAATTTTGTAGTTTTTTTAAATTAATTTAACTGCTCTTAAGAGCTTATCTAATGCGAAAGCGGCTCCAAAACCAAAACCGATAAATGCAAAATAGAAAATGATGTTCATTAATTTTTTTATTTTTATTTAATTTAACATCAGATGAAAAGATTAAATTTTTTCGTTTAATTTCTTAATCTTGGATATAGGGTAATTTTTTGTATAAGCATTCTTCTGCTTTTTGTAGTTCCCGGCCTAAATATAGAGCATGGTCGAATCTGGTTATTAAGTCATTTCTTTCTTCAGTAATCAAAATTCCAAGTTGTTTCGCACTAATACCTTTAAAAACTTCATTACTAACTCTTTTATTTTGAGAGTCGCATTTGATTTGTTCATTTGTTTCTGGGTCAAGCGCATAGCCTTCCTCATCGATGTTATTTAAAAAGTGCTCTAGAATTATTTTATTTTCTTCTAAATTTACTTTTATAATAAAATAACCATTTGGATCTAATGCTATATATCGGTTGGATAGATTATTATCAATCTTTATTTTTTCATCTAAACTTTTACTAGAATCCATCCTTAGAAGTTAATAAAAACTATATTACTAATATAATCTTTCGTAAGGCCAAATAATTTTTTATTTAAAGGGTATAGAATTATTCTCAAATTCAATTTCCGTCTCGGTTTGTTTATTAACTTCATTTAGCCAAGGATAAATTATATTTTCCATATTTTTGTCAAACCACTTATGCAAGCTAATGGTGCTTTTTGCAAAAAACCCCCTCCGCCTTTTATGTTTACCACCTGCTCCAGGATCAAAAAAATGGATACTATTTTTTATTGCCCATTCAATTGGCTGGTAGTAACATAATTCAAAATGTAGATAAGATATGTCTTCTTGACTGCCCCAATATCTACCCCATAAGTTGTTTTTATTTTTAACGCACATTGACATAGCAAAAATATCACTTGAATCATTTTTTGATGCGCTAAAAAGTAAAAGATTTTTTTTATTATCAACAATTTTTTCGAAAAATGTAGATGTTAGATATTTACTTCCCCAAACTCCCCACCTCGAGCAATGCTGTTCATAAAAATTATGCATTTTTTTGAGGATTTCTTGGTTGATATCATCTTTATTAAAAATTTCTATTTTAATATCTTGTTTAGTAATTGATTTCCTCTCTTTTTTGATATTTTTTCTCTGATTAGAGTTAAATCTAGAAAGAAAATCATCAAACGTTTTTTCTCCGTTACTCCTCCATTCACTGCTGGAATTTATCCATTTATAGTATCCCAAAGATTTAAGATGGTTGCCCCAGCTTTCATCAATATATAAAAAATTGCAACTTAAAATTTTGTTTGTAATCGCAAAGCTTTCGATATTGTTTATGAGTAAATTTGTAATTTCTTTCTTATCCTTATTTTTTTTATAAAGAAATTGATATCCATTTACAGGACTATAAGGACTCATTCCAATTAATTTAGGGTAATAATTTAAATTCAGCTCTCGAGCCAATCGTGCAAATGATTGATCAAAAATGAATTCTCCATAGCTATGATTTTTTAAAAAAAGTGGAGCAATTCCTAATATTTCTTCATTTTTATAAGCAACAAAATATAGAGGTTGCCAACCAGTTTCTCTTGAAACACTTTTTGATATTTCAAGGTTTTTAAGCCAAGTCCATTCATAAAATGGATTATTAATTTCATTTGCTAATTCATTCCATATCTCCTTTGAGATTTCCTTAATTGACAATTTGACTTCAACTTTATGTATTTTTTGGTTCATTTATTATTCAATCTATTTCAAATTTTTTTGTAATGAACATGGATTTCATTATTCATTAAATTTTGAATTGATTTTATTTCCCATACTCTTTTGAGATTAAAAATCTCATTTGTTTGTTCTGGAGGGATCCATGTATATCTACCTCCAATAATTCGTGGAATTATTGTAATTTTTATATCTGTTATTAGATCCTCTTTTATAAATGAATTTATAAGTTTTGCACCTCCTAAAAGAGCTAGATTATTTATCCCTTGTTTTTTTAGTGAAATTAAAGTTTTCCCCCATGAATCTTCGAAAAAGAGTTGTTTCTCGAAGTCATTATTCGATGAATTATCAACTTTACTTGAGCTTATTAGCCATCTTCTAATTGGTTGACGAAAGTATTTCCAATTACTGTTAAAGTTTTTGCTATTTGAAGCAACTATAGAAATTGGTTGGCTTTTTGATATATTTACTTCGTCATCTTCATTGAGATTTTTAATTAAGTAAGTTGATTGATGGGCTATTAAAGTACCTAAACCAAAAATGGTGGCATCAACCATTGATAAGTTTTGATTTAATATTTTTTTATCTTCTTCACTTCCAAGATGCGATTCTCCACCTCCAGGAAATGCAATTCTCCCATCAAGACTAGATGCTATAACAATTATTACTCTTGGGAGACTCAAGTTTGTGTGACTAAACTATTTTCAAATTCCAACTTCAATGAATTGGTTAACTTCTGATCAACATAAATTTCTGCAGCATTATTTGGACTCTCTTGGAGTCTTATTTTGTGTAATGTTGCACCAAGGTTATCTATTGGTTTTTGAAGAATATCAGAAATATATAAAGCTATATTTTCAGCAGTTGGAACACAATTATGGAAAAATTCGATGTCTTTATTTAGAAAAGTATGATCTAGTTGTTCAACAACCAAATCATTAATTATCTCTTGGAGGGCAGATAAGTCGCAAACCATTCCTGTTCTTTTATCAATGTCTCCTTTTACAGTTATTTCGACAAGATAGTTATGACCATGTCCATTAACTCTGGCACATTTCCCATAGATTTTTTTATTTTCATCAAAGGATATTTCTTCTTTTGCAAGTCTATGAGCGGCTGCAAAATGAGTTTGTACTGTTAAAAATGCTTCCATGTTTTTTCCAAAATAATCTGCCCATAAATTTGGGTTTTCATAAAGTCTTAGACTTGTAAGAGGTAAATCATCTTTTAGACGACTCCAAATGACCTTTACTAATGCTTCAGTTGTGGGAAGTATACCCTCTTGATTATTAACATTAAATTCAGGCCAGACATCATTTAAAAAACGAAAATCTAATTGTCCAGTAACCTTATCTTTAATAGAATGCTTTACATCAGAGAGATTAAGTACCATTCCATCAGAGTCGAGTTCTCCACCCATTGAAACAATAAGTTCATAATTATGACCATGACCTGGTGCAATACTGCACTTTCCAAAAAGAGATAAATTTTCTTCTGGGCTTTTTTCAGGGAGCCAATAACGGTGACTAGAACTAAAGCAGGCACGTCGAGTTATGACGCATTCACGTCCTTTCCCATGTAATGGTTTGGATTGTGTAGAAGTCATACCTGTCTGCGATAATACTATATTAAGGTTTTAAATACACTTTTGTCTTTATGGAACAATCCATTATCAAAAAAACAGTTCATACTTTAAAGGGCAGAAGCATTTTTTTAATAGGAATGATGGGTTCTGGTAAGTCACAAACTGGTTTAAAGTTGGCTGAATTATTGAAGTATAAATATATTGATTTAGATTCATTAATAGAGAAGTTGGCAAAAAAATCTATCAATCAAATTTTTAATGATGAAGGAGAATATAATTTCCGTGAATTAGAAGCAAACTGCCTTAAAGAAACTATCAAAATTCCTTCATTAGTAATCTCAACTGGGGGAGGAATAGTTACTAAATTGGAAAACTGGGGAATCTTAAGACAGGGAATAATTGCTTGGATAGATCTCGACAAAGATATAGCAATTGAAAGATTGAAAAATGAAATTGAAAATAGGCCACTTCTTCAGGGAAAGAATCTAAATGATTTATATATGAGCATTTTTCAATCTAGAGAAAATTTGTATTCTCAAGCAGATTTAAGAATTCAAGTAAAAAGGGAAAATATTGAAGAAGTAGCTATGAAAATAATTAATGCAATTCATAAAGAAATAATTAGTTAATCTGGTTCAATTCTTACTGCAAACCATTTAATAACGTATCCTAATTTTATTTCTAATTCATAAGTGCTTTCCAATAATTCTTCAAAAAATTCCTGATCAGGATCTTCTATATTTTGATATATTGTTTGTGTTTCTGTCTTACTAAGCCAATTCTTCAACCATAAAATTGCTTCTTGCTTTGATACAATTTTTTCTTTTGAATCTGGCTCTAATAATACATAATGATCTGATGCTCTTATTAGTGGATTTGACATAATGAAGATTCTTATTGGATTAATTCTTTGCTTGATTTTTCAAGGAATTTTTTTAGAAAGTTCTTTTGCTCTAATAGATTC encodes the following:
- the rimO gene encoding 30S ribosomal protein S12 methylthiotransferase RimO, producing the protein MKQNSLNVKEKKLSKIAFSHVGCEKNLVDTEHMQGLLDKEGYEVDSNINDANVVVVNTCSFIETAREESIRKILEYTNQGKEVIVAGCMAQHFKDELIKEIPEIKGLVGTGDYQKIAKVLDRVEKGEIVNEVSKIPEFIADEEMPRFVDKNKFVAYLRIAEGCNYNCAFCIIPKLRGPQRSRTIESIVSEAKSLAKKGIQEIILISQITTNYGQDIYGKPSLAKLLNELSKVPIPWIRIHYAYPTGLTDEVIRAFKDSKNIVPYFDLPLQHSHPDVLKSMNRPWQASLNKSILEKIREEIPSAVLRTSLIVGFPGEKKEHFEHLLEFLDRHKFDHVGVFIFSPEEGTAAFHLPNKVSSEVAEARKDNVISVQQNISKDKNQTYVGSKMKILVEKISDNNELIGRSYNFAPEIDGTVILSVKDKIDLKKYIGKFVEANISFADEYDLYGETIKIL
- the petL gene encoding cytochrome b6-f complex subunit PetL: MNIIFYFAFIGFGFGAAFALDKLLRAVKLI
- a CDS encoding DUF4346 domain-containing protein, which translates into the protein MDSSKSLDEKIKIDNNLSNRYIALDPNGYFIIKVNLEENKIILEHFLNNIDEEGYALDPETNEQIKCDSQNKRVSNEVFKGISAKQLGILITEERNDLITRFDHALYLGRELQKAEECLYKKLPYIQD
- a CDS encoding peptidogalycan biosysnthesis protein, which produces MNQKIHKVEVKLSIKEISKEIWNELANEINNPFYEWTWLKNLEISKSVSRETGWQPLYFVAYKNEEILGIAPLFLKNHSYGEFIFDQSFARLARELNLNYYPKLIGMSPYSPVNGYQFLYKKNKDKKEITNLLINNIESFAITNKILSCNFLYIDESWGNHLKSLGYYKWINSSSEWRSNGEKTFDDFLSRFNSNQRKNIKKERKSITKQDIKIEIFNKDDINQEILKKMHNFYEQHCSRWGVWGSKYLTSTFFEKIVDNKKNLLLFSASKNDSSDIFAMSMCVKNKNNLWGRYWGSQEDISYLHFELCYYQPIEWAIKNSIHFFDPGAGGKHKRRRGFFAKSTISLHKWFDKNMENIIYPWLNEVNKQTETEIEFENNSIPFK
- a CDS encoding dihydrofolate reductase family protein — its product is MSLPRVIIVIASSLDGRIAFPGGGESHLGSEEDKKILNQNLSMVDATIFGLGTLIAHQSTYLIKNLNEDDEVNISKSQPISIVASNSKNFNSNWKYFRQPIRRWLISSSKVDNSSNNDFEKQLFFEDSWGKTLISLKKQGINNLALLGGAKLINSFIKEDLITDIKITIIPRIIGGRYTWIPPEQTNEIFNLKRVWEIKSIQNLMNNEIHVHYKKI
- a CDS encoding 6-pyruvoyl trahydropterin synthase family protein; the encoded protein is MTSTQSKPLHGKGRECVITRRACFSSSHRYWLPEKSPEENLSLFGKCSIAPGHGHNYELIVSMGGELDSDGMVLNLSDVKHSIKDKVTGQLDFRFLNDVWPEFNVNNQEGILPTTEALVKVIWSRLKDDLPLTSLRLYENPNLWADYFGKNMEAFLTVQTHFAAAHRLAKEEISFDENKKIYGKCARVNGHGHNYLVEITVKGDIDKRTGMVCDLSALQEIINDLVVEQLDHTFLNKDIEFFHNCVPTAENIALYISDILQKPIDNLGATLHKIRLQESPNNAAEIYVDQKLTNSLKLEFENSLVTQT
- a CDS encoding shikimate kinase: MEQSIIKKTVHTLKGRSIFLIGMMGSGKSQTGLKLAELLKYKYIDLDSLIEKLAKKSINQIFNDEGEYNFRELEANCLKETIKIPSLVISTGGGIVTKLENWGILRQGIIAWIDLDKDIAIERLKNEIENRPLLQGKNLNDLYMSIFQSRENLYSQADLRIQVKRENIEEVAMKIINAIHKEIIS
- a CDS encoding chlororespiratory reduction protein 7 — protein: MSNPLIRASDHYVLLEPDSKEKIVSKQEAILWLKNWLSKTETQTIYQNIEDPDQEFFEELLESTYELEIKLGYVIKWFAVRIEPD